The following are from one region of the Sorghum bicolor cultivar BTx623 chromosome 2, Sorghum_bicolor_NCBIv3, whole genome shotgun sequence genome:
- the LOC8062727 gene encoding E3 ubiquitin-protein ligase RNF144B isoform X2, with translation MANAAAAAACAASDDLYLQELIRGSVPGPSSSRARVAPLTDDEIGWFCCGICTERRLVLDRFRAGGSVLDARCAHDFCIECVVRYIEGRVANGAVPVPCPAPECRDGVMHPEACKKLVDIDVFDAWCVALCERAVGPARARCPYRDCGELVALEAADGGLVSEVDCPTCSRAFCLQCEEPWDDRHGGGSGDGRGGCVLAGLAVGNKWTRCPSCRAMIDKIDGCRRMVCRCGTSFCYVCGSPVSEKGSRCRCFFGKREDPALTLQKAGLECKSGVSIDKC, from the exons ATGGCGAACgcagcggccgcggccgcgtgcGCCGCCTCCGACGACTTGTACCTGCAGGAGCTCATCCGCGGCTCCGTGCCGGGCCCGTCGTCatcgcgcgcgcgtgtggcgCCGCTGACCGATGACGAGATCGGCTGGTTCTGCTGCGGCATCTGCACGGAGAGGCGGCTGGTGCTCGATCGGTTCCGCGCCGGCGGCTCCGTCCTAGACGCGCGCTGCGCGCACGACTTCTGCATCGAGTGCGTCGTCCGGTACATCGAGGGCCGCGTCGCGAACGGCGCGGTGCCCGTGCCCTGCCCGGCGCCCGAGTGCCGCGACGGCGTCATGCACCCGGAGGCGTGCAAGAAGCTGGTGGACATCGACGTGTTCGACGCCTGGTGCGTCGCGCTCTGCGAGCGCGCCGTGGGGCCCGCCCGCGCGCGGTGCCCCTACAGGGACTGCGGCGAGCTGGTGGCACTGGAGGCCGCCGACGGCGGCTTGGTGTCCGAGGTGGATTGCCCCACGTGCTCCCGCGCGTTCTGCCTGCAGTGCGAGGAGCCGTGGGACGATCGCCACGGAGGCGGCAGTGGCGACGGCCGAGGAGGGTGCGTGCTGGCcgggctcgccgtcgggaacaaATGGACGCGCTGCCCGAGCTGCCGCGCCATGATCGACAAGATCGACGGGTGCAGGCGCATGGTGTGCAG GTGTGGCACTAGCTTCTGCTACGTCTGCGGCTCCCCTGTGTCAGAGAAAGGTTCCCGTTGCAGGTGCTTTTTCGGCAAAAGAGAGGACCCTGCTCTTACTCTGCAGAAAGCAGGATTGGAATGCAAGTCAGGCGTGTCGATCGACAAATGTTAA
- the LOC8062727 gene encoding E3 ubiquitin-protein ligase RNF144B isoform X1: MANAAAAAACAASDDLYLQELIRGSVPGPSSSRARVAPLTDDEIGWFCCGICTERRLVLDRFRAGGSVLDARCAHDFCIECVVRYIEGRVANGAVPVPCPAPECRDGVMHPEACKKLVDIDVFDAWCVALCERAVGPARARCPYRDCGELVALEAADGGLVSEVDCPTCSRAFCLQCEEPWDDRHGGGSGDGRGGCVLAGLAVGNKWTRCPSCRAMIDKIDGCRRMVCRCAGVALASATSAAPLCQRKVPVAGAFSAKERTLLLLCRKQDWNASQACRSTNVNRRSYSYPLLMMVLLGRESKSKTADLQP, from the exons ATGGCGAACgcagcggccgcggccgcgtgcGCCGCCTCCGACGACTTGTACCTGCAGGAGCTCATCCGCGGCTCCGTGCCGGGCCCGTCGTCatcgcgcgcgcgtgtggcgCCGCTGACCGATGACGAGATCGGCTGGTTCTGCTGCGGCATCTGCACGGAGAGGCGGCTGGTGCTCGATCGGTTCCGCGCCGGCGGCTCCGTCCTAGACGCGCGCTGCGCGCACGACTTCTGCATCGAGTGCGTCGTCCGGTACATCGAGGGCCGCGTCGCGAACGGCGCGGTGCCCGTGCCCTGCCCGGCGCCCGAGTGCCGCGACGGCGTCATGCACCCGGAGGCGTGCAAGAAGCTGGTGGACATCGACGTGTTCGACGCCTGGTGCGTCGCGCTCTGCGAGCGCGCCGTGGGGCCCGCCCGCGCGCGGTGCCCCTACAGGGACTGCGGCGAGCTGGTGGCACTGGAGGCCGCCGACGGCGGCTTGGTGTCCGAGGTGGATTGCCCCACGTGCTCCCGCGCGTTCTGCCTGCAGTGCGAGGAGCCGTGGGACGATCGCCACGGAGGCGGCAGTGGCGACGGCCGAGGAGGGTGCGTGCTGGCcgggctcgccgtcgggaacaaATGGACGCGCTGCCCGAGCTGCCGCGCCATGATCGACAAGATCGACGGGTGCAGGCGCATGGTGTGCAG ATGTGCAGGTGTGGCACTAGCTTCTGCTACGTCTGCGGCTCCCCTGTGTCAGAGAAAGGTTCCCGTTGCAGGTGCTTTTTCGGCAAAAGAGAGGACCCTGCTCTTACTCTGCAGAAAGCAGGATTGGAATGCAAGTCAGGCGTGTCGATCGACAAATGTTAATCGGCGGAGTTATAGTTATCCATTGCTTATGATGGTTCTTCTTGGTAGGGAGAGCAAGAGCAAGACTGCAGATTTACAGCCATAG